The following proteins come from a genomic window of Leptospira bandrabouensis:
- a CDS encoding PAS domain S-box protein codes for MEISEYDFLAKFAANLFESKYSLIASFDRNEIYFNVSYGIPKNQTLGLVSLSSQVLELTKDIVIIEDFTKDQSVINFQKAKVDFKLTFFIGIPFFHEDGSLLGIISVLDNCSKEVSSKQIELFRELSERVKMLLCEKNASVSLQTNELILFKNTPSEKSLSVFGTEQAINEIKKMEKSLRISEDAFRENFDNAAIGMALLDETGRWLKVNKRVCDILGYSESEFMNLTFQDITHPEDLNADLTYLKELISDKRKFYQMEKRYFRKNGNIVYVILAVSVVKNEDGKVINFISQIVDITEQKLVEDKLKQALAKNQAILDASTLVSIISTDTDGMISGFNRGAEKMLGYDSEELVGKHTPKILHIDSEIEEKAKLLSKEYNRTFVGFEIFTHYANIEKPITLEWTYKRKDGSTFPVLLSVTVVKQNDQIVGYLGIAVDITEQKKAEAEIQSLLDITKEQNHRLKNFTNIVSHNLSSHSFGISGMMEILQNSFPEYFQNEMMQLLFGATENLKRTIEDLTAVIKVNLTQENYEFVDLVRIIQKNVESLSFQIIESKLKIEINFPNQLLVRGIPAYLDSIVLNLITNAIKYKSNDRNSYLKISSFIKEKMIAIQFEDNGQGIDLKKHGDKLFGMYKTFHENKEARGVGLFISKNQIETMGGKIEVESTVGVGTKFTVFLPYE; via the coding sequence TTGGAAATCAGCGAATATGATTTTTTAGCAAAATTTGCAGCAAATTTATTTGAATCTAAATATTCGCTGATTGCCTCTTTTGACAGAAACGAAATTTATTTCAATGTGAGTTATGGAATTCCCAAGAATCAAACTCTTGGCTTAGTCTCTCTGTCTTCACAAGTTCTTGAATTAACAAAAGACATTGTTATCATAGAAGATTTCACTAAAGACCAAAGTGTAATAAATTTTCAGAAAGCCAAAGTAGATTTTAAATTAACATTTTTTATTGGCATTCCCTTCTTTCATGAAGATGGATCATTATTAGGCATAATCTCTGTATTGGACAATTGTTCCAAAGAAGTCAGTTCCAAACAAATTGAACTTTTTCGTGAGCTATCCGAGAGAGTAAAGATGTTGTTATGTGAAAAAAATGCGTCTGTAAGTTTACAAACCAATGAATTAATTTTATTTAAAAATACTCCAAGTGAAAAATCGTTATCTGTTTTCGGAACAGAGCAAGCCATTAATGAAATCAAAAAAATGGAAAAAAGTCTACGGATTAGTGAAGATGCTTTTCGAGAAAATTTTGATAATGCAGCCATTGGGATGGCCTTACTCGATGAAACCGGTAGATGGCTAAAAGTTAACAAAAGAGTTTGCGATATCTTAGGTTATTCTGAGTCAGAATTTATGAATCTTACGTTTCAAGACATCACACACCCTGAAGACTTAAATGCAGATTTAACTTATCTTAAGGAACTTATCTCAGATAAACGAAAATTTTACCAAATGGAGAAACGGTATTTCCGGAAAAATGGAAACATCGTGTATGTTATTTTGGCCGTTTCTGTAGTAAAAAATGAAGATGGAAAAGTAATCAATTTTATTTCTCAAATTGTTGATATTACAGAACAAAAGTTAGTTGAAGATAAACTAAAACAAGCTTTAGCAAAAAATCAGGCAATATTAGATGCAAGTACTCTCGTATCAATCATTAGCACAGATACAGATGGAATGATTAGTGGCTTTAATCGTGGAGCCGAAAAGATGTTAGGTTATGATTCTGAAGAATTAGTCGGAAAACATACTCCAAAAATTTTACACATTGACAGTGAAATCGAAGAAAAAGCCAAATTACTTTCCAAAGAATACAATCGAACGTTTGTTGGATTCGAAATATTTACTCACTATGCAAATATTGAAAAACCAATTACCTTGGAATGGACCTACAAGAGAAAGGATGGATCCACATTTCCAGTTTTATTGTCTGTTACAGTTGTAAAACAGAACGATCAAATTGTAGGTTATCTTGGCATCGCTGTTGATATTACTGAACAGAAAAAAGCTGAAGCAGAGATTCAATCTTTATTAGACATTACCAAGGAACAAAACCATCGATTGAAAAATTTCACGAACATTGTGTCACATAATTTGAGTTCACATAGTTTTGGAATTAGCGGAATGATGGAAATTTTGCAAAACTCCTTCCCTGAGTATTTTCAAAATGAAATGATGCAGTTATTATTTGGAGCCACAGAAAATTTAAAACGGACGATAGAAGATCTGACTGCAGTTATTAAAGTAAATTTAACTCAAGAAAATTATGAATTTGTGGATCTTGTTAGAATCATACAAAAAAATGTCGAAAGTTTGAGTTTCCAAATTATAGAATCAAAGTTAAAAATTGAAATCAATTTTCCGAATCAATTATTGGTTCGCGGGATTCCTGCTTATTTAGATAGCATTGTGCTAAATTTGATTACCAATGCCATCAAGTATAAATCGAATGATCGAAATAGTTATTTGAAAATATCAAGTTTCATAAAAGAAAAAATGATTGCGATTCAATTTGAGGACAATGGCCAAGGGATTGATCTAAAGAAACATGGTGATAAGTTATTTGGAATGTACAAAACTTTTCATGAAAACAAAGAAGCCAGGGGAGTCGGATTATTTATTTCAAAAAATCAAATAGAGACCATGGGAGGAAAAATTGAGGTTGAAAGTACAGTAGGAGTTGGTACAAAATTTACTGTATTTTTACCCTATGAATGA
- a CDS encoding CAP domain-containing protein, with translation MKFFAHLKLTNIQWKCLPLIFVLSIFTFVCKTPDVKKTPVVEVKKPEPVEKVVEAQDPNLAFLESIEDGRELPDSDKWKVEQYDAFTEDTFPSYAPANANIDFSKVDYPLLNAAIFYVTSKERKSLGLRPFKYSEKCEQAAFGHAQDMVTYDFFSHTSTVNGKETLRDRLDLVGISDTYSAENIISSFGIQYQGGRAVFTPIQNGGPFFSYTKAGTPIPNHTYLSLAKSVVETWFNSPSHRKNILNPEFTYMGAGTYFYKDKKFYDIDKVKAVQVFTAKP, from the coding sequence ATGAAATTTTTTGCACATTTAAAATTAACAAATATTCAATGGAAATGTTTACCTTTGATTTTTGTTTTAAGTATATTTACTTTTGTTTGTAAAACTCCGGACGTAAAAAAAACTCCTGTTGTTGAAGTTAAAAAGCCGGAACCAGTAGAAAAGGTAGTAGAGGCACAAGATCCTAATTTAGCATTTTTAGAAAGTATCGAAGATGGAAGGGAACTTCCAGATTCAGACAAATGGAAAGTAGAACAATACGATGCATTTACGGAAGATACTTTTCCTTCATACGCTCCCGCAAACGCTAATATCGATTTTTCAAAAGTAGATTATCCTTTATTAAATGCGGCAATTTTTTATGTAACTTCGAAAGAAAGAAAATCACTTGGCCTTCGTCCATTTAAGTATTCTGAAAAATGTGAACAGGCTGCTTTTGGACATGCACAAGACATGGTCACTTATGATTTTTTTTCTCATACCAGTACAGTAAACGGAAAAGAAACCTTACGTGATCGTTTAGATTTGGTAGGAATTTCAGATACTTATTCGGCTGAGAATATCATTAGTTCTTTTGGAATTCAATACCAAGGGGGACGTGCCGTTTTTACACCAATACAAAATGGTGGTCCATTTTTTAGTTATACAAAAGCGGGGACTCCCATTCCTAACCATACTTACTTAAGTTTAGCTAAATCTGTTGTTGAAACTTGGTTTAATTCACCAAGCCATAGAAAAAATATTCTTAATCCTGAATTTACTTATATGGGTGCCGGAACTTACTTCTACAAAGACAAAAAATTTTACGACATAGACAAAGTAAAAGCGGTTCAAGTATTTACAGCGAAACCTTAA